One genomic window of Mycolicibacterium neoaurum includes the following:
- a CDS encoding oxygenase MpaB family protein: MTAASAGTDRTAVPKPIPLGPDSLTWRYFGDLRTGLLGVWIGAIQNMYPELGAGVEDHSILLREPLQRVARSVYPIMGVVYDGDRAADTGAQIKSFHHDIKGVDGQGRRYHALNPETFYWAHATFFMLIIKTAEYFCGGLTEAEKRQLFDEHVQWYRMYGMSMRPVPGSWEEFCEYWDHKCREELEINKATLDIFSIRIPKPWFVLIPTPVWDQLFRPLVGAQRWVAAGVFDPALRERAGMRWTAGDEIILRLLGKAVELAFVAVPDEIRLHPRAVSAYRRAGGRIAADAPLVEAPGFMAPPPDRRGLPMHYQPPHKSLLDRAGSLLHTTFSLAGLRPAAKRKAA; the protein is encoded by the coding sequence ATGACCGCTGCATCCGCCGGTACCGACCGGACCGCTGTTCCCAAGCCGATACCGCTCGGCCCCGACTCGTTGACCTGGAGGTATTTCGGCGACCTGCGCACCGGGCTGCTCGGCGTGTGGATCGGCGCGATCCAGAACATGTACCCCGAGCTCGGCGCGGGCGTGGAAGATCATTCGATCCTGCTGCGCGAGCCGTTGCAGCGCGTCGCCCGTTCCGTGTACCCGATCATGGGTGTCGTCTACGACGGTGACCGCGCGGCGGACACCGGCGCGCAGATCAAGAGTTTCCACCACGACATCAAGGGTGTGGACGGCCAGGGGCGCCGCTATCACGCTCTGAATCCCGAGACCTTCTATTGGGCCCACGCGACCTTCTTCATGCTGATCATCAAGACCGCCGAGTACTTCTGCGGAGGACTCACCGAGGCGGAGAAGCGTCAACTCTTCGACGAGCATGTCCAGTGGTACCGGATGTACGGCATGAGCATGCGCCCCGTGCCGGGCTCCTGGGAGGAGTTCTGCGAGTACTGGGATCACAAGTGCCGCGAGGAACTTGAGATCAACAAGGCCACCCTGGACATCTTCTCGATCCGGATTCCCAAGCCCTGGTTCGTGTTGATACCGACCCCGGTGTGGGATCAGCTCTTCAGGCCGCTCGTCGGCGCCCAACGCTGGGTGGCCGCCGGGGTGTTCGACCCGGCCCTTCGCGAGAGGGCCGGGATGCGCTGGACCGCCGGCGACGAGATCATCCTGCGACTGCTCGGCAAGGCCGTCGAACTCGCGTTCGTCGCGGTCCCCGACGAGATCCGGCTGCATCCGCGGGCGGTGTCGGCCTACCGGCGGGCCGGCGGGCGCATCGCCGCCGATGCCCCGCTGGTGGAGGCGCCGGGCTTCATGGCTCCCCCGCCCGATCGTCGAGGTCTGCCGATGCACTACCAACCCCCGCACAAGTCACTGCTCGACCGTGCGGGCTCACTGCTGCACACCACATTCTCGCTGGCCGGTTTGCGTCCGGCCGCCAAACGGAAGGCTGCCTGA
- a CDS encoding acyl-CoA dehydrogenase family protein, producing the protein MLEWSDVDIAVRDAVREFVDKEIRPHIDALESGDMEPYPIVRKLFATFGIDAMARESLERRLSRLRDGGSGGQPKASSGMFGGGADQAGMGFVLISELCRVSMGLVTGLGVSLGLTVPTIQSRGTLAQQERWLPGLVTYEKIGAWAITEPDSGSDAFGGMKSYVVRDGDDYILNGQKTFITNGPDADVVVVYAKLDSGDGTGRRDRKVLTFVLDRGMEGFVQSKPFQKMGIHSSRTGELFFNNVRLGRDRLLGETENTAAGDGRDSARSNFSAERIGVAAMALGVIEECLRLSVDYAKTRFLWGKEIGQFQLIQLKLANMEVARMNVRNMLFRVIESAQKGSPISLAEASAIKWYCSQAATDVAMEAVQLFGGNGYMTEYRVEQLARDAKSLMIYAGSNEVQITHVAKGLLA; encoded by the coding sequence ATGCTGGAATGGTCTGATGTCGATATCGCCGTGCGTGATGCGGTGCGCGAGTTCGTCGACAAGGAGATACGGCCCCACATCGACGCGCTCGAAAGCGGCGATATGGAGCCCTATCCCATCGTCCGTAAACTGTTCGCCACCTTCGGCATCGATGCGATGGCACGGGAATCGTTGGAGCGCAGGCTGTCCCGGCTGCGCGATGGCGGATCGGGTGGCCAGCCGAAAGCCTCTAGCGGCATGTTCGGTGGCGGTGCCGACCAGGCGGGCATGGGTTTTGTGCTCATCAGCGAGCTCTGTCGGGTGTCGATGGGGCTCGTCACCGGGCTCGGCGTCAGCCTCGGGCTGACGGTGCCGACCATCCAGAGTCGGGGCACCCTGGCCCAGCAGGAACGCTGGCTGCCCGGGCTGGTCACCTACGAGAAGATCGGCGCGTGGGCGATCACCGAGCCCGATTCGGGTTCCGATGCCTTCGGTGGCATGAAGTCCTATGTCGTGCGCGACGGTGACGATTACATCCTCAACGGGCAGAAGACGTTCATCACCAACGGCCCCGATGCCGATGTGGTGGTGGTGTACGCCAAGCTCGACTCCGGCGATGGGACGGGCCGGCGTGACCGTAAGGTCCTCACCTTCGTGCTGGATCGCGGCATGGAGGGTTTTGTGCAGTCGAAACCGTTCCAGAAGATGGGTATTCATTCCTCCCGCACCGGTGAGTTGTTCTTCAACAATGTGCGGCTGGGACGCGACCGGCTCCTCGGCGAGACCGAGAACACCGCCGCAGGTGACGGCAGGGACAGTGCCCGCTCCAACTTCTCGGCCGAACGGATCGGCGTGGCGGCGATGGCACTCGGGGTGATCGAGGAGTGCCTGCGGCTGTCGGTGGATTATGCGAAGACGCGGTTCCTGTGGGGCAAGGAGATCGGACAGTTCCAGTTGATCCAGCTCAAGCTGGCCAATATGGAGGTGGCTCGGATGAACGTGCGCAACATGCTGTTCCGGGTGATCGAGTCCGCTCAGAAGGGCTCCCCCATCTCGTTGGCCGAAGCCTCGGCCATCAAGTGGTATTGCTCGCAGGCCGCCACCGATGTCGCCATGGAGGCCGTTCAGCTGTTCGGCGGCAACGGATACATGACGGAGTACCGCGTGGAGCAGCTGGCCCGCGATGCGAAGTCGCTGATGATCTATGCGGGATCCAACGAGGTGCAGATCACCCATGTCGCCAAGGGTTTGCTCGCCTGA
- a CDS encoding RNA methyltransferase — MSGFSTPLTERADRVAAAIKLQRPVERRRAARFLAEGPNLVEAALRRGVVSEVFVTEDAAVRFASLLADTPAHIVTDKAAKALSDTVTPVGLVAVCRIPEVSLPDLLSGDPRLVAVAVETSDPGNAGTLIRLADAMGADALILAGNSVDPYNAKCLRASAGSIFSVPVVSAADTLALISELVHAGLVVMATTLDGEASLATLRLDVPTAWLFGSEAHGLPSDVAAAADVRVQIPMKGGAESLNVAAAAAICLYESSRALS; from the coding sequence ATGAGTGGCTTCTCCACGCCGCTCACCGAGCGCGCAGATCGGGTAGCCGCAGCGATCAAGCTGCAGCGACCTGTCGAACGTCGCCGCGCCGCACGCTTTCTCGCCGAGGGACCCAACCTCGTCGAGGCGGCGTTGCGGCGCGGAGTCGTTTCCGAGGTGTTCGTCACCGAAGATGCAGCGGTTCGCTTCGCATCCCTGCTGGCCGACACCCCGGCCCACATCGTGACCGACAAGGCCGCAAAGGCGCTGTCGGACACCGTGACTCCCGTCGGACTGGTGGCGGTCTGCCGCATTCCCGAGGTGTCGCTGCCGGACCTACTCTCCGGCGATCCGCGCCTGGTGGCGGTCGCCGTGGAGACCTCCGATCCTGGTAACGCCGGGACCCTGATCCGTCTCGCCGACGCGATGGGTGCCGATGCGCTGATCCTGGCAGGCAACAGCGTCGACCCCTACAACGCGAAATGCCTACGCGCATCGGCGGGCAGCATCTTCTCGGTGCCGGTGGTGTCCGCGGCCGACACCTTGGCACTGATATCGGAGCTCGTCCATGCCGGCCTGGTGGTGATGGCCACCACGTTGGACGGTGAGGCCTCGCTGGCGACCCTCAGACTCGACGTGCCGACGGCATGGCTGTTCGGCTCGGAGGCCCACGGACTGCCCAGCGATGTGGCCGCGGCCGCCGATGTACGGGTGCAGATCCCGATGAAGGGCGGCGCGGAGAGTCTCAATGTGGCTGCCGCCGCCGCGATCTGCCTCTACGAGAGTTCCCGGGCGCTGTCCTGA
- the rplT gene encoding 50S ribosomal protein L20, whose product MARVKRAVNAQKKRRTVLKASKGYRGQRSRLYRKAKEQQLHSLTYAYRDRRARKGEFRKLWISRINAAARANDITYNRLIQGLKAAGVEVDRKNLAEIAVSDAAAFTALVEVAKAALPEDVNAPSGEAA is encoded by the coding sequence ATGGCACGCGTGAAGCGCGCAGTCAACGCTCAGAAGAAGCGGCGCACAGTACTCAAGGCGTCCAAGGGCTATCGCGGACAGCGTTCGCGGCTCTACCGCAAGGCCAAGGAGCAGCAGCTCCACTCGCTCACCTACGCCTACCGCGACCGCCGCGCGCGCAAGGGTGAGTTCCGCAAGCTGTGGATCTCGCGCATCAACGCCGCCGCCCGCGCCAACGACATCACCTACAACCGCCTGATCCAGGGCCTCAAGGCCGCCGGCGTCGAGGTGGATCGCAAGAACCTGGCCGAGATCGCCGTCAGCGACGCGGCCGCGTTCACCGCTCTGGTCGAGGTCGCCAAGGCGGCCCTGCCCGAGGATGTCAACGCGCCGTCGGGCGAAGCCGCCTGA
- the rpmI gene encoding 50S ribosomal protein L35, with product MPKAKTHSGASKRFRVTGSGKVVRQKAGKRHLLEHKPSKQTRRLDGRTVVAANDTKRVKKLLNG from the coding sequence ATGCCCAAGGCAAAGACCCACAGCGGCGCATCCAAGCGCTTCCGCGTCACCGGAAGCGGCAAGGTTGTCCGCCAGAAGGCCGGTAAGCGCCACCTGCTCGAGCACAAGCCGAGCAAGCAGACCCGTCGCCTCGACGGCCGCACCGTGGTGGCCGCCAATGACACCAAGCGCGTCAAGAAGCTGCTGAACGGCTAA
- the infC gene encoding translation initiation factor IF-3 — protein MAWCCSATDPVFHTVVAREDNVGGPISTETRINERIRVPEVRLIGPNGEQVGIVRIEDALRVAADADLDLVEVAPNARPPVCKIMDYGKFKYETALKERESRKNQQQTVVKEQKLRPKIDDHDYETKKGHVVRFLEAGSKVKVTIMFRGREQSRPELGYRLLQRLGADVADYGFVETSAKQDGRNMTMVLAPHRGAKTRAKAAHDADTPARRPASEAAPADTAEPTQN, from the coding sequence ATGGCGTGGTGTTGCTCCGCTACTGACCCGGTATTCCACACGGTCGTGGCACGAGAAGACAACGTAGGAGGCCCCATCAGCACTGAGACCCGCATCAACGAGCGTATCCGCGTACCTGAAGTCCGCCTGATCGGACCCAATGGCGAACAGGTAGGCATCGTTCGCATCGAAGATGCACTCCGCGTTGCCGCGGATGCCGATCTCGACCTTGTCGAAGTAGCCCCGAACGCCAGGCCTCCGGTCTGCAAGATCATGGACTACGGCAAGTTCAAGTACGAGACGGCACTCAAGGAGCGCGAGTCTCGCAAGAACCAGCAGCAGACCGTCGTCAAGGAACAGAAGCTGCGACCGAAGATCGACGACCACGACTACGAGACGAAGAAGGGGCACGTCGTCCGCTTCCTCGAAGCCGGGTCCAAGGTCAAGGTCACCATCATGTTCCGCGGTCGCGAGCAGTCCCGGCCCGAGTTGGGCTACCGACTGCTGCAGCGCCTCGGCGCCGACGTCGCCGATTACGGCTTCGTCGAGACCTCGGCCAAGCAGGACGGCCGCAACATGACGATGGTGCTGGCGCCGCACCGCGGTGCGAAGACTCGTGCCAAGGCGGCGCACGACGCAGATACGCCGGCGCGCCGCCCAGCTTCTGAGGCGGCCCCCGCCGACACCGCAGAGCCCACGCAGAACTGA
- a CDS encoding DUF1844 domain-containing protein, whose protein sequence is MTDDQKTQSAEDPQVRELAEIPAVEVITRSAVMLMSAAAEKLGLASEDPDESPHRDLDEARRLITALAGLVTASAEFLGLHAGPLRDGLKSLQLAFREASAAPEEPGHGPGEKYTGPVW, encoded by the coding sequence ATGACCGACGATCAGAAAACTCAGTCCGCCGAAGACCCGCAGGTGAGAGAGCTCGCGGAAATCCCGGCGGTCGAGGTGATCACCCGTTCGGCGGTGATGTTGATGAGCGCGGCCGCCGAAAAGCTGGGCCTGGCGTCCGAGGATCCCGACGAAAGCCCGCACCGCGACCTCGACGAAGCGCGCCGTCTGATCACCGCGCTGGCGGGCCTGGTGACCGCCTCCGCGGAGTTCCTCGGGTTGCACGCCGGTCCGCTGCGCGATGGGCTCAAGAGCCTGCAGCTGGCGTTCCGCGAGGCCAGTGCCGCACCCGAGGAGCCGGGACACGGTCCCGGTGAGAAGTACACCGGCCCGGTCTGGTGA